In the Mycolicibacter minnesotensis genome, CTCGGTGACCTTCGACGGCGTCACGCCCGGTGGCGATGCCTACGTCGCCAAGCACACCGATGACCCCACCACCCTGGACGCCGTACTGATCAACGCTCCCGCGGGCTCCACCGTGGACGGCGGCGTCTACTGGGATGTCTACCGGGGCTTAGTCACCCACGTGGTGATGCTGGCGCGCAACACCGGCCTGCGCCTGGCCCAGTGGAATCTGTGAATTAGTCGGTCCGGCTCAGCGCCAACAGCCGGGAGGTGGCCCGCAGATATTTCTTGCGATAGCCCCCGGCCAACATCTCCGCGGTGAAAATGCCGTCCAGCTTGGTCCCGGATGCCACCACCGGGATACCCGCGTCGTACAGCCGGTCGGTGAGCGCCACGAGCCGCAGCGCCACATTCTGATCTTCGATGGGGTGCGCCCCGGTGAGAAACACCGCGCTGACGCCCTCGATCAGCGTGAGATACCGCGACGGGTGCATGGTGGCCAGATGCGCGCAGAGCCCATCGAAGTCGTCCAGCGTGGCACCGGGCCGAGCGGCTGCGCGCTGAGCGACCTGCTGGGCTGAAGGAGGCTCGGGTGCCGGTGGAAGATCCCGATGCCGATAGTCCGGTCCGTCGACCCGTACCGGAGTGAAAATGCTTGCCAGTGCACTGATCTCGCGCAAGAAATCCTGGACCGCAAAACGCCCTTCGCCAAGTTGGTCGGGCAACGTGTTCGATGTCGCGGCGATCGACACCCCACGCGCCACCAGTTCCGACAACAGCCGCGAGACCAAGGTGGTATTGCCGGGATCGTCGAGCTCGAACTCATCGATACACACCACGGTGTAGCCACCGAGCAATTCGATGCACTCGGTGAAGCCGAAGACCCCGGCCAACTGAGTCAGCTCCATGAACGTCGCAAACGCCGTCCGGTGCGGCTGCGCTCCCGGAGCGTCGGTGATCTCGCGATAGACCGAAGCCAGCAGGTGTGTCTTGCCGACTCCGAAACCCCCGTCAAGGTAGATGCCCACGCCCGGAAGCACCTCGCGTCGGCCCAACAGCCTGCGGCGTCCGGCGCGCCGAGCCAGCGCCTGCGTGCAGAACGTGGTGCACGCACTCACCGCCGCCGCCTGACTGGGTTGCGCCGGATCCGGCCGGTAGCTGCTGAAGCGGGCGCCGGCGAACGTCGGCGGGGGTTTGAGCTGCGCTATCAACCGTTCCGGGGAGACCGCCGGATGCCGGTCCACCAGGTGAGGAATCGACTCGGCGGCGGGATTAGACACGCACGAACTGTAGTCACATGGTGCAATCGAGGCCATGTCCGACCTCAGCGCAGACCCCGGATTCACCCTGCTGGGCTCGACGTCCTCCGTCGATGACGTCGAGCTGGACAGGCTCTACGCCTACCCCGAGGCAGCCGAAGCACGGGTGTGGCTGCGGGCCAA is a window encoding:
- the zapE gene encoding cell division protein ZapE; translation: MASIAPCDYSSCVSNPAAESIPHLVDRHPAVSPERLIAQLKPPPTFAGARFSSYRPDPAQPSQAAAVSACTTFCTQALARRAGRRRLLGRREVLPGVGIYLDGGFGVGKTHLLASVYREITDAPGAQPHRTAFATFMELTQLAGVFGFTECIELLGGYTVVCIDEFELDDPGNTTLVSRLLSELVARGVSIAATSNTLPDQLGEGRFAVQDFLREISALASIFTPVRVDGPDYRHRDLPPAPEPPSAQQVAQRAAARPGATLDDFDGLCAHLATMHPSRYLTLIEGVSAVFLTGAHPIEDQNVALRLVALTDRLYDAGIPVVASGTKLDGIFTAEMLAGGYRKKYLRATSRLLALSRTD